A portion of the Raphanus sativus cultivar WK10039 unplaced genomic scaffold, ASM80110v3 Scaffold4121, whole genome shotgun sequence genome contains these proteins:
- the LOC108847459 gene encoding LOW QUALITY PROTEIN: IAA-amino acid hydrolase ILR1-like 2 (The sequence of the model RefSeq protein was modified relative to this genomic sequence to represent the inferred CDS: inserted 1 base in 1 codon), whose translation MAINNFLLFTLTFHLLLLLHVSSESSRIXRDASRTPKKFLELAKSPDVFDLMVRIRRKLHENPELGFEEFETSKLIRSELDLMGVKYRYPVAITGVVGYIGTGEAPFVALRADMDALPMQEGVEWEHKSKVPGKMHACGHDGHVAMLLGAAKMLQEHRHNLQGTVVLIFQPAEEVFAGAKKMIEEGALKHVEAIFGVHLTNQVPLGKTSSRAGSLLAGSGFFEAVITGKGGHAAIPQHTIDPIIAASSVVLSLQHVVSRETDPLDSKVVTVSKVNGGNAFNVIPDSITIGGTLRAFSGYSKLQERVKEVITNQATVNRCNASVNLTPEGKEPVPPTVNDMNLHKQFKNMVRDLLGEESFVEAPPIMGGEDFSYFAEAIPGHFSFIGMQDETKSYASPHSSLYRVNEDALPYGAAMHASMAVQYLNDKASKESYSSKGFHDEL comes from the exons ATGGCTATCAACAACTTTTTGCTCTTCACTCTgactttccatcttctccttctaCTCCACGTTTCATCTGAATCTTCACGGA ACCGCGATGCGTCTCGAACGCCCAAGAAGTTCCTCGAGCTCGCCAAGAGTCCGGATGTTTTCGATTTGATGGTGAGAATCAGAAGGAAACTCCACGAGAATCCGGAGCTCGGTTTCGAGGAGTTCGAGACAAGTAAACTCATTAGGTCGGAGCTAGACCTGATGGGAGTCAAGTACAGGTATCCAGTCGCTATCACCGGCGTTGTTGGTTATATCGGCACGGGAGAAGCGCCGTTCGTTGCGCTGAGAGCTGATATGGATGCGTTACCTATGCAG GAAGGTGTTGAATGGGAGCACAAGAGCAAAGTTCCTGGTAAAATGCACGCCTGCGGACACGATGGTCACGTCGCTATGCTTCTTGGTGCTGCCAAGATGCTTCAAGAACATCGCCACAATTTGCAG GGAACTGTGGTGCTTATCTTCCAGCCAGCTGAAGAAGTTTTCGCCGGAGCAAAGAAGATGATAGAAGAAGGAGCGTTGAAGCATGTCGAAGCCATTTTCGGTGTTCATCTTACCAACCAGGTTCCCTTGGGCAAAACCTCTTCACGTGCAGGTTCCTTGCTAGCGGGATCTGGATTCTTCGAGGCTGTAATAACTGGCAAAGGAGGTCATGCTGCCATCCCACAACACACCATAGACCCGATTATTGCAGCTTCAAGCGTCGTCCTAAGTCTTCAACATGTTGTTTCACGTGAAACTGACCCTTTGGATTCAAAG gTGGTTACAGTTTCTAAGGTTAATGGAGGTAATGCCTTCAATGTCATCCCTGATTCAATCACAATAGGAGGAACTCTCCGAGCCTTTAGCGGTTATTCTAAGCTTCAAGAAAGAGTCAAAGAG GTTATTACAAACCAAGCAACAGTTAACCGGTGCAATGCATCAGTGAATCTAACACCGGAAGGTAAAGAACCAGTCCCACCAACAGTGAACGATATGAACTTACACAAGCAGTTCAAGAACATGGTCAGAGATTTGCTGGGCGAAGAGTCCTTTGTGGAAGCACCGCCTATAATGGGAGGAGAAGACTTCTCCTACTTTGCAGAAGCAATACCTGGCCATTTCTCTTTCATTGGGATGCAAGATGAGACAAAAAGTTATGCATCTCCTCACTCATCGCTTTATAGAGTTAATGAAGATGCGCTTCCGTACGGTGCTGCAATGCATGCATCGATGGCAGTACAGTACCTCAATGACAAGGCCTCTAAAGAGTCCTACTCATCCAAAGGCTTTCATGACGAACTTTGA
- the LOC130507167 gene encoding 40S ribosomal protein S30, with translation MGKVHGSLARAGKVRGQTPKVAKQDKKKKPRGRAHKRLQHNRRFVTAVVGFGKKRGPNSSEK, from the exons ATGG GAAAAGTACACGGATCTTTGGCACGTGCCGGTAAAGTAAGAGGACAGACACCGAAGGTAGCGAagcaagacaagaagaagaaacccagAGGCCGTGCTCACAAGCGTCTCCAGCACAACCGCCGTTTCGTTACCGCCG TTGTTGGTTTCGGTAAGAAGAGAGGACCCAACTCTTCTGAGAAGTAG